One genomic window of Inquilinus sp. KBS0705 includes the following:
- a CDS encoding PadR family transcriptional regulator, producing MIVENTQTQMRKGILEYCILSIIAKGEIYASDIISELRKARLLVVEGTLYPLLTRLKNNGLLSYNWVESTSGPPRKYYILSDEGRKVLEQLDGTWQELLYAVQTAIGDRNN from the coding sequence ATGATTGTTGAAAACACCCAAACCCAAATGAGGAAAGGCATACTGGAGTATTGCATACTTTCCATTATAGCAAAGGGCGAGATATATGCATCGGATATCATATCCGAATTGCGCAAAGCCCGGCTGCTTGTTGTTGAGGGTACTCTATACCCTTTATTAACCCGGTTAAAGAATAATGGCCTGCTGTCGTACAACTGGGTCGAGTCTACATCGGGGCCGCCACGCAAATACTACATCCTGTCTGACGAGGGCCGAAAGGTGCTGGAGCAGCTTGATGGCACATGGCAGGAACTTTTATATGCTGTACAAACTGCCATAGGCGACAGAAACAATTAA